A segment of the Candidatus Bathyarchaeia archaeon genome:
TTCCACCCTAAGCCTTACCTTGCCGGGATCCTCCATGGCGTAGCCAAGTGCCATCCTGCCCCTTTCGTGGTCAACCTCGAAGGCCCTCACCGTTAGGCTCGATAAGGCGCATTCCTCCCCGGGGCCGATGGGGCAGATCTCCGCCAGCTCGGGAGCGCCGGATACTTCGGCGCACCATTGAAACAATTCCAAATCGGCCCTTGGGCAAATCACCCTCAGCGCTCGCCTTTGGCCCCATAGGCGCCTTATCCAAAGCAGCGGGACCAAATCCCAGAAGTGGTCTATGTGGGAATGGGATATGAGGACTGCCCGAAGCTTCGTAGGGCTCAGGTTGCGCCTGAGCATTTCGCTGACCGATCCGGGCCCCGCATCCAAGAGGAATCTAAGCCCATCCCATTCCACGTAGGTCGATGTAGATAGTATGGCCCTACCCTGCAGTGGAAATACCCTTATCACCCTTTCTCCCCAATCGCGGCCCCATCGCAGCATTCCGGCGGGCCCTTCCATTTGCCCAAGTTCCTGAAGACATGAATGGTAACGATCCCCCCGATCAACAGCCTGCTCCAGAACATCGGTATCCTGATCAATATTGCTGCCGAGGCGGCTTCGGCGGGCGAGAGACTCAATATGGAGAAGAGCGCCGTCATGGCGGCCTCCGTAATGCCCATCATGCCGGGTATGAAGAGAGGCATCGATTGGATCGTCATGCCTATGACGTAGACGGTCACGATGGCCAAAAAGGGCATATTCCTCCCAAGGGAGATCAGGACGAGAATCGGGATCGATAACTCCAAGAGGAAGCTGACGGAGCAGAGCGATAGCGATGCCAAGCAAGCGATCGGCTCGGAGGATATGGCTTGGATGCCCTCCCTATATTGGGCTATAAGGCTTAACCCCCTCTCCCTCATCAAGGAGGCCTTGGCCCTCCACCTCTCCCCCAATAATAGCATGAGCCTCGTGAGGCCCTCGAGCCCCCTCTTCGCCAGCCCATCGTTAACCGTGAGGAGCGCGAGGGAGCCGGATATTATGAAGGGCGGCGTAATCAGAGCCACTATAGCGGCCCCTATCGAGGGGCTTATGCGTGCCTTATCGAATAAATAGATGAGGCCAATACAAGAAGTCGCCAGGAAAGGGAGTATGCTGAACAGCCTGTGAATTATGATCGTCGCCAAGCTCACGCCTATCTGCTTTATGGTGTCCTTGGTAGTCAGGTAGATCCTCATCGCCTCCCCGCTGAAAGAGCCAGCGGGAAGGGCTTGGTCTAGGAAGATATCGGACCACATTATCCCGAACGTCCTCTTCAGGTCGCAGCTCAAATTCGCCCTTCTCAACAGGACCCACCAGCCCAATATGTACAGGTTGGAGCCGATAACGGAGGCGAGGATGGAGAGGGAGAGAACCCCGATGTCGGCCTTTGAAATCTCCCTTGCGATCTCCCCAAATCCTATGAGGAAGAGGATTGCCGCGTATGAAAATAGCCCCACTGCTGCCAAGAGCAAGATCCTAAATATGGAGGCCCTCGGGATCCCCTTGGCCCTGTAAATCCATCCATGTTCCACGAAGCCAGCCCCTCCGCCCAGCGCCCGGCCGCCCCTCCCCCGAGCCACTCAATTGATCGGATTGGCGTTTATATTAAGGTGAGGGTTGATGCGCAAGCCCCTTTGAAGGGGATAAAAGCCCTAAGCCTTCAAACCCATCGCCCTTGGAATCAGCCGCCGCCTACCGGGGGGAATATGGAGATCTCGTCCCCATCCCTTATGATCGTCTTTAGGTCATTAAGTTGTTTGATGTTCCTCCCGTTTACCATGATCACCACATTATCCTTTACTCGATCCCCTTCGATAACCTCCTTCTCGAGCTCCCCTTTGCAGCGCCCGAATGCCTCCCGGAGCGCCTCCTCCAAGGTCAGCGGCCCCTCCGCCTCCAAAGCGAACTCCCTCTCGCCGCATATCTCCCGGAAGGAAGCGAAGAGGGTGACCTTGAATTTCATGGGGAGCCCCCCTCGGATCGGCATATAAAACCCTTGATCGAAGGGCTGGATCTCGCAATCATTTCGAGGAAACCCACCTCCCTCCAAATTCCGTGAGCTCCTTCTTCCATATCGGGACCTCTTTCTTGATCCGCTCTATTATCATCTCCATAGTTTCAAACAGCTCGCGCCTATGGGAGGCGGAAACTATGACATACATTATATCCTCGCCAGGTCCCAGCTCCCCCACCTTATGGTATATTCGAACGTCAGCTATGCCGGGCCTCCCCATCGCCCAATCCGCTATCTCCTGCAGGGCCCTCTCGGCCATCGCCCTCTCGGTTTCGAACCAAAGCCCCTTGACCCTTGAGCCATCATCCGCCACCTCCCTTACGATCCCTATGAAGCAACCTATGGCGCCCACCCTCGAGAGGTCCGCGCTTCTGCGGGCTTCGAGGAGAGCCTCGGCAAGCGATATCCCGCCCCCCTCAAAGATCCCGACCCTTTTCATCTCGATCGAACCCATAGACATGGGAGCCATTCTCGAACTCCCACCTCCTGAAACTTTTTAACTTTCACTATCTCTCCAGCGCCAGCTCCATCCGGAGTCTCTCCACGAAATTCTTCATGAACTCCAATCTGGCCTCCGCCACCTCTCGGGCCTTTTTGGTGTGGATTTTCGCGGCATATCTCTCAACGATCCGGAGCAGGAACTCGGGCGCCTTCCCAACATCCCCATCGAACTCCCCGCTCAAGAGGCCCCTCCCTATGGCCCTGACTATGCCTATGGCCCCGATGAAGTCCAAAAGATCCGCATCGTAAAGGATCTTCGCCTCCAAGGTCTCGGGCTCTGGGCCCCCGAACCTGCTATGCGCCTCTATGGCGTGGACTATTGCCTCAACGCGCTCTGGCGGAAAGCCCTTTTCGGCTAGGAACTGCCTCGCGATCCTCGCACCCTCCTCATAATGCCTCGCCCTCCCAACGAGCGGAACCGCTATATCATGGAGCATGGATGCGGCCTTGAGGACCTCGAGATCTCCTCCCTCTTCCCTAGCCAGGATCTCGCACCATCTATAAACCCTATCCGAATGATCCAAGCCGGAGACCCTCTCGCCCCTCAACCTCTCCTCAGCGAAACTCCGTATCTCCTCCATTATCGTCAAAGCCCTCGCCCCCAGACCAATTTGGAAAACTTATTTATTAATTGCCGCTCCAAAACCGATCGCCGGAGATGGCGGTGGTAAGGACGTACAGGGTTTCGGGGATCGTCGCGAAGCCCGGATCCGAGATGAGGTTCACGAAGGAAGTGAAGGCGATCAAGCCGGAGGATGCCTTGGAGAAGGTTTACTGCGAAGTGGGAAGCCATCATAAGGCTAAGAGGTTTGAGATAAGGATAACGCGACTCGAGGAGTTGCCCGAGGCTTGAGCAAGGCATCGGAGGATCGATCCAAGCTGGATGAAGAGCTCAGGCAACTTCTGGCCGAGGTTAGATTGCTTGAGGGCTCGGCCCAAGCGTTGCAGCTGAGGTTGGAGATGATAAACTCCTCGCTCAACGAGGCCGCGATTACTAAGTCCACACTTGAGGGTATAAAGGGCAAACCCCCCGGCACGGAGATATTGATCCCCATCGGATCCGGCTCCTTCATCAGGGCATCCCTTTTGGATGGGGAGAGGCTCATAATGGGCATAGGGGCCAACGTTTCGATGGAGCGCTCCTTCGATGAATCCATATCCGAGCTGGGGAAGAGGATTGAGGAGCTAGAGAAGGCTAGGGCATCGGTCCAAGAGCAATTGGCCCAGATCCTGACAAGGGCCGAGCAGGATAGGGGCAGGATAAGGGAGATATTGAGCGAGAGGGGCGGGTACCTGGAGGTTGTTTGAGAGCCTTAGGTCGCGCCTCGAGGGGCTGGCGGAGGCCATCGCGAGCTCCGAGCTGAAAGGCCGAGAGCTAGATAGGATCTTGGACGATTTCAGGATATCCCTCCTCGAGAACGATGTCGCCCTATCGGTCGCCGAGGAGCTATGCGAGGAACTTGGGAGGAAGCTCGCCGGAGGAATCAAGGTCCCGAGGTTCGGTGAGAAGGGAAAGGCGATCAAGCCGATCCTGAGGGAGATACTCCTTGAGGCCTTGAGGATCGATGGGGGGACCGACCTCTTGAGCTTGGCGAAGGAGAAGAAGGCCAAGGGGGAGCCCTTGGTCTTGGTTTTCATGGGTATAAACGGGACTGGGAAGACGACCACCATAGCGAAGGTCGCTAGGTATTTAATCAAGAACGGCTTCTCCGTCGTGCTGGCGTGCAGCGATACCTATAGGACTGGATCCATTGAACAATTGGAGGAGCACGGGAGAAGGCTGGGAATCCCCACGATCAAGCATGAATATGGGGCCGACGCCGCCGCCGTGGCCTTCGATGCCATAAATCACGCTAGGGCGAGGGGCATAAACGCAGTCCTGATAGACACGGCCGGAAGGATGCAGACTAATAAGAACTTATTAGAGGAAATGAAGAAAATAGTGAGGGTCTCGAATCCGGATCTATCGATCTTGGTGGCCGATGCCTTGGCTGGGAACGATGCCGTCGAGCAGGGGAGGGCCTTCTCGAGGGCCGTGAGAGTGGACGGCATAATCCTGACGAAGTTGGATGCGGATGCGAAGGGCGGGAACGCGATATCCCTAGCGAGGGCTGTTGGGAAACCCATCCTCTTCTTCGGGATCGGCCAAGGTTACGACGACCTGATCCCCTTCGATCCAGAGTTCGTTGTGAAAAATATAATAGGGTAGGGGAAGTGGCGGATGAAATCCCTATTCGGCAGGGATCTTTTGACGCTCGTCGATTATTCGAGGGATGAGATCGAGGCGATCCTTGATGTTTCGAAGCGGATGAAGCGGAATACGCCGCGAAGGGCCCTCGAGGGGAAGAGCTTGGCCCTCCTCTTTCAAAAGCCCTCCACTAGGACTAGAGTCTCCTTCGAGGTCGCGGCCAATCAACTCGGTTGCCATCCAATATACCTCGGTTGGGGAGACCTCCAACTCGGCAGGGGGGAACCCATATCGGATACCGCTAGAGTCCTCTCCAGGTACGTGGATTGCATAGTGGCTAGGGTCCACGAGCATTCGATATTGGAGGAGCTCGCGGAGTTCAGCTCAGTCCCAGTTGTGAACGCCTTATCGGCGCTATGCCATCCGATGCAATCCCTCGCCGACCTCCTGACTATACTTGAGAGAAAGGGCAAGTTCTCCGGGGTGAAGTTGGCGTACGTGGGAGATGGCAACAATGTATGCAATTCCCTGCTCGTAGCTTGCGCCAAGGTAGGAGTCGAGATCGGCGTGGCCTGCCCGCCGGGCTATGAGCCAGATCCTAGGTTCGTCAAGGCCGCGGAGGAGGCCTCCGAGGAGAGCGGGGCCTCGGTCATCATATCCCATGAGCCCGAGGAGGTCGTAAGGGGCGCTCACTTCGTTTATACGGACGTCATAGTGAGCATGGGCTACGATGCGGAGCGCGAGGAGAGGTTGAGGGCCTTCCTCCCGAAGTACAGGGTGACGAGGGAATTGTTCGAGATGGCATCGAAGGACGCATACTTCATGCACGACCTCCCATGCCACAGGGGGGAAGAGGTAGTCCCGGAGGTCGTGGATGGGGATCGATCCATAATTTGGGATCAAGCGGAGAACAGGTTGCATACGGCGAAAGCCGTCCTATACCTTTTGCTGAGGCCCCCTGCTAAGCGAAGATGGCTATGATAGCCATAATCGCCTCGAGATCCGATCCGGCCGCCATGAACATAGCTAGGGCGCTAATAGAGGGGTATGGTTTCCGGGAGGCTAATGGGAAAGGCGCCCGCTATGATAGGGGGGATATTTCGCTCTTCCTGATCGACGGCGAGGCAACCGAATCCGATGGGATCGATAAAAGGCTTGGCGCGGACGCGATAATATTCGCATCGAGGCATCGAAGCGCCGCGCGATTGCCCTGCCTCACGATCCACGCCACCGGGAATCCTATGGGCTGCGGGGCCAGCGCCAAGGGCTTGGCTATGGCGGATCCCATACGGATGAAGGTGGCCCTCAGAGCCTTGAGCGAGGCCAAATCCGAGCTTGGGTTGGAGGAGTTCCTCGTTTCCCTAGAGGCCACCCACCATGGCCCGACGGAATTGGACGCGCCATCCTTCTTCGCGGAGATAGGGAGCTCCGAGGAGGATTGGTCGAACCCCGAGGCCGGCGAGGCCGTTTCGAGGGCCATATTCTCGGCCGCCTCCCTCAAGGGATCAGGGATCCCCTCAGTTGGCTTCGGAGGGGGCCATTATTCCATGAAGCATACGCGCGCGGAGCTCGATAGCGAATACGCGATAGGCCACATATTCCCCAAGTACTTCTTCGAGGGGAACTTCTCCAAGGCATCGATCGAGCTAGCCTTCAGGAGGACCTCTGGGAATTGTTCCACGGCGCTTCTGGATTGGAAGGGGATTAAGGGCCCCCAGAGGAGGGCTCTCCTAGAGGCCCTCGAGGAGATGGGCATCGAGGCAGTGAGGATCTAAATCGGGAAACGAAACCTTCATAAATGCCGGCGATCCGGAGCCCTGTAGGAAATAACGTTCGGGGGGTAAAGGACTGGGCCTTTCGGAGTTCATCGAATCCACCAAGAGGCTTGCGAAGGTCATTACGAAACCCTCAAAGAAGGAAACGATTCTCGTGCTCAAGATAACCCTGCTAGGAGTCACCGTGTTGGGCGGCGTGGCATTCGCGATAACCCTGCTCTTCT
Coding sequences within it:
- a CDS encoding MBL fold metallo-hydrolase, which codes for MIRVFPLQGRAILSTSTYVEWDGLRFLLDAGPGSVSEMLRRNLSPTKLRAVLISHSHIDHFWDLVPLLWIRRLWGQRRALRVICPRADLELFQWCAEVSGAPELAEICPIGPGEECALSSLTVRAFEVDHERGRMALGYAMEDPGKVRLRVEELRGKGIPESEWGKLARMERVSMGNGWADPRDFVYIKRTKLVYSGDTRRCDSLLEAARGADLLIAESTYLNESLRDLADQRGHMTVGDAVSIALEAGVGNLLLTHISMRHTEGEVREEATKIVPGSASLRVFIGGSEFEL
- a CDS encoding lysylphosphatidylglycerol synthase transmembrane domain-containing protein, translating into MARGRGGRALGGGAGFVEHGWIYRAKGIPRASIFRILLLAAVGLFSYAAILFLIGFGEIAREISKADIGVLSLSILASVIGSNLYILGWWVLLRRANLSCDLKRTFGIMWSDIFLDQALPAGSFSGEAMRIYLTTKDTIKQIGVSLATIIIHRLFSILPFLATSCIGLIYLFDKARISPSIGAAIVALITPPFIISGSLALLTVNDGLAKRGLEGLTRLMLLLGERWRAKASLMRERGLSLIAQYREGIQAISSEPIACLASLSLCSVSFLLELSIPILVLISLGRNMPFLAIVTVYVIGMTIQSMPLFIPGMMGITEAAMTALFSILSLSPAEAASAAILIRIPMFWSRLLIGGIVTIHVFRNLGKWKGPPECCDGAAIGEKG
- a CDS encoding ubiquitin-like small modifier protein 1, whose protein sequence is MKFKVTLFASFREICGEREFALEAEGPLTLEEALREAFGRCKGELEKEVIEGDRVKDNVVIMVNGRNIKQLNDLKTIIRDGDEISIFPPVGGG
- a CDS encoding molybdenum cofactor biosynthesis protein MoaE, translating into MGSIEMKRVGIFEGGGISLAEALLEARRSADLSRVGAIGCFIGIVREVADDGSRVKGLWFETERAMAERALQEIADWAMGRPGIADVRIYHKVGELGPGEDIMYVIVSASHRRELFETMEMIIERIKKEVPIWKKELTEFGGRWVSSK
- a CDS encoding HD domain-containing protein, producing the protein MEEIRSFAEERLRGERVSGLDHSDRVYRWCEILAREEGGDLEVLKAASMLHDIAVPLVGRARHYEEGARIARQFLAEKGFPPERVEAIVHAIEAHSRFGGPEPETLEAKILYDADLLDFIGAIGIVRAIGRGLLSGEFDGDVGKAPEFLLRIVERYAAKIHTKKAREVAEARLEFMKNFVERLRMELALER
- the rpl18a gene encoding 50S ribosomal protein L18Ae — translated: MAVVRTYRVSGIVAKPGSEMRFTKEVKAIKPEDALEKVYCEVGSHHKAKRFEIRITRLEELPEA
- the pfdA gene encoding prefoldin subunit alpha, with translation MSKASEDRSKLDEELRQLLAEVRLLEGSAQALQLRLEMINSSLNEAAITKSTLEGIKGKPPGTEILIPIGSGSFIRASLLDGERLIMGIGANVSMERSFDESISELGKRIEELEKARASVQEQLAQILTRAEQDRGRIREILSERGGYLEVV
- the ftsY gene encoding signal recognition particle-docking protein FtsY — protein: MFESLRSRLEGLAEAIASSELKGRELDRILDDFRISLLENDVALSVAEELCEELGRKLAGGIKVPRFGEKGKAIKPILREILLEALRIDGGTDLLSLAKEKKAKGEPLVLVFMGINGTGKTTTIAKVARYLIKNGFSVVLACSDTYRTGSIEQLEEHGRRLGIPTIKHEYGADAAAVAFDAINHARARGINAVLIDTAGRMQTNKNLLEEMKKIVRVSNPDLSILVADALAGNDAVEQGRAFSRAVRVDGIILTKLDADAKGGNAISLARAVGKPILFFGIGQGYDDLIPFDPEFVVKNIIG
- the argF gene encoding ornithine carbamoyltransferase, whose protein sequence is MKSLFGRDLLTLVDYSRDEIEAILDVSKRMKRNTPRRALEGKSLALLFQKPSTRTRVSFEVAANQLGCHPIYLGWGDLQLGRGEPISDTARVLSRYVDCIVARVHEHSILEELAEFSSVPVVNALSALCHPMQSLADLLTILERKGKFSGVKLAYVGDGNNVCNSLLVACAKVGVEIGVACPPGYEPDPRFVKAAEEASEESGASVIISHEPEEVVRGAHFVYTDVIVSMGYDAEREERLRAFLPKYRVTRELFEMASKDAYFMHDLPCHRGEEVVPEVVDGDRSIIWDQAENRLHTAKAVLYLLLRPPAKRRWL
- a CDS encoding D-aminoacyl-tRNA deacylase, with translation MAMIAIIASRSDPAAMNIARALIEGYGFREANGKGARYDRGDISLFLIDGEATESDGIDKRLGADAIIFASRHRSAARLPCLTIHATGNPMGCGASAKGLAMADPIRMKVALRALSEAKSELGLEEFLVSLEATHHGPTELDAPSFFAEIGSSEEDWSNPEAGEAVSRAIFSAASLKGSGIPSVGFGGGHYSMKHTRAELDSEYAIGHIFPKYFFEGNFSKASIELAFRRTSGNCSTALLDWKGIKGPQRRALLEALEEMGIEAVRI
- a CDS encoding preprotein translocase subunit SecE translates to MESTKRLAKVITKPSKKETILVLKITLLGVTVLGGVAFAITLLFYFIGLSPR